In Scophthalmus maximus strain ysfricsl-2021 chromosome 5, ASM2237912v1, whole genome shotgun sequence, the sequence TTCAAGTAACATTTGCTATTTCTAATTTACTGCTGCTGTCATCTGCTGATCCATTGTTCATATGTGAAGGTCCAGTGtccaaacatttcttttatcaCAAAATGTTTCCATATATCACTATATGCAGTTTGTCATATGgtccaacacatttttttcccccaacaacCATAAACATGTACACCAATTACAACACCTGCAAATACACATGCTGCGTAACACTCTTGCATGAGCAGAAGCTGGAAGGACTGATGGTCCCTCTAGACGTAGTCCCGGCCCGTCTGGCCGGCAGAGTGGGTCGGTGGGTAGCGCGGAGATTTCCCTGAGTCTTTGGtggggcagctgcagcagaggaagccCCCTCCTACAATGGTGAGACATGCAGCGCCCCATCCAACAAACAGAGCACTTCCAAATTCATACCTGTCAACGATACACACATTACATTGATCATCCTGtggacaattttcttttttattaccaACGTTCTTACAATTCTTCAACTGATCACGTCATATTCAATTAATCCCAATTCACAACATTAGTTTTCAGATATTGTAATGATTGATTTCAAGTCATGAATTAGATGAATGGAAAAAAGTTtgcttgaaaaagaaagaaacagtcTGATGTTATGTGAAATATGCTTTGACTACTGTGAGTTAgaggagaagattgataccaccgTCACATCTTCacactaaatatgaagctactgTCAGCAGGTGGTTAGTTCAGCTTTGCATACGCATCGGAAACAGTTGGTAAcagtttcaaaatgtgtaagaaagaaaaagtgtaaaaatcaaCTCGAGACAAGTTGTGATTTAACATGAAGTAaccatattgtattttttgttctttcttttttctttttcttttatttgtgatgttttgGACTATATGTCTTGTGTCAAGCCTGTGCTATGATAACTGGCTTGCAGGCCATAGCTTCAAATGTACTTcaaattttccaaaatgtcaaactgttgaaTGACAAACCAAATGCTTGGTCTGGCAGGAGAACAACAACAGGGTGTCAGTACCCTGCGTCATTACACACTGCAGACATACCTATTGAAACAGATACTCACCTTGAATTAGTGGGAGTGAACGGGTTGTAAAAGTCCTGTGCTATTCTGTGGCCGTACCAGGACGTCCCCACCAGAGCAAGGAGACCTGGAGAACCAACAGGCGGAGAAACTTAATGTTGTTGCATTACACAGGTTAAAACATGCACAAGTGTGTTATCTGTAAcctcaatgaaaaacaaaaacacattcacagcaagtcaaatcctgtgtgtgtgtgggtgggtgtgtgcgtgtgtgtgtagcactttgagattgcttttagcaatgcaaagtgctctataaattaaattcattGTGTGTGCACTGAATGAATTCTGACCGGCAATGATGAAGATGACCCCTCCAGCCAGCGCCACCTTGTCCTTCTGCTCCGGTTGTTCTCCCATACAGGTGGTGCACTTCATGCCCACCGTCGCCACCAAGATGGCGATGAGGCACAAGACGATGGAGCTCAGCATCAGCCCCCTCGTGCCCAGTACAATCCCTGGAGACAAAGACGCGGCATGTGATCAGTTGATTTTTCAGTTccaggctttgttttttttgtggctttgaCTTTTGACCTCAAAGCAGTTGACTGCTCTTCCTACTCATGTTCAAATCTCGCCAGGATTTTGTCTCAAGTTGGCTAAACATCTCATCATTGAATTTCACTGTACATCCTCTTGTTTTCCAAAGGGACAAAACAGGCGGGAGCGCGGACAGCATGAGTCACATCCAGCTGAGGCGTTGAAAAAACATTCCTTCAGGACTATTTTAATCTGATGAAGCGGGCATCACTGGTCTTTGTCGATATAGGAGTTTAAAACAATTGATTATCAcagatttacatttgaaattgaACACTGTGCGCAGCTTCTATTCCTTTTGAGTGGATTTCAATGGGAAGAGAAGTTTCTTTTTGATGAGGCAGCTGCAGGTATTTGACTGACATGTCTCTGCATGTTCACGCAGAGAAAAGGGCCTTTGTAGGAAGGTTTGAATGACCAGAGAGATTTGCATGATTTAAACTGGTGTGAAAATGTGAGGAATTAATCATTTCAATTCCATCaacaactaaataaaacaaacctaATATTGTTTAAGTAGCCTAATAGATGGCTCATGGTCCTTTACAACTCTTCTCACACCCATATATTTGCGAAAGAAGAAGTTGATTTTGGACACAGTGTAATTTGTGATGTCAGCGTGCTCGGACAAAGACGTCCCGATGTGCTCGATAGTTGATATTAATAAGGGAATCCTATGAACAGtgtaatgaaaacatgatgTAAAACAATGTTACCTGGCAGCTGGAGAAGTGAGTCATATTCTTTACACTGCATCTGACCCGTGCTCTGATATGCACAGGACTTCCACAGTCCCTCGTACAGCGCCTGGGCTGTGATGATGTTGTCTCCCGCGTAGGACGAAGCTTTCCACTCCACCATGCCTGTGGACGCTATCGAGCCAATGAAGCCCAGGAAAGCCAGTGTGAAGCCCAGGAGCTGTATTCCTGCGTTGGCCATCGTTTAACttcagaaatggaaaaagtgtggcgggaaaaaaaggaaaaaggaaaatttcCTGTAGTTATGTGGAGACAGACAAAATTGCAAAACTCCCTTGAAGCAGATCCCGGTGGTTTTGAGTGGTAGATGTGATCCTGGACAATGGTGTCTACCTGTGCATCCTGATGGGAACAACCTGAAGGTGAGTGAGCATCTAGGAATGCAGTCACCTCTGGCTgaagttgagaggaggaggacgccaCCCAATGGACGTGACGCTCCCCTGCAGAAACTGAAATGACTCCCAGACCTCAGAccaacattttattgaaaatgcaaagCTACACACAGAATACTCATTCATAATAAAACAACACGGCTGCGTGGATTTACCATTTTCTGTACATTTAAAGTGTGTTCTGTATTTTGGAATCACTGCCCCTCAGACCAGGCTTTCAAACACCAAATTCAAAACATGGTTCATGAGGAACGAAAATCTTTTCCTCATAAgtcctgtgtctttgtgttccACTGTATGAGAatgtgcagatatttttttatacgACTCTGTGTTAACTACTCTGCTACTACTTCCACTACTCTTTCGTATATAACCCAAAAGACAATCaggttaaataaaatatatataaatgaagaATTATTAGCAGTTGTTGTAGATggacatgaaaaaagaacaaatcaccAGGAAGAGTGATTTTGGATATTTGCTCTGTTTACTGTAAACGGTGATTCAACACTAACAGACCTTTGCTGTAACTAAtattaaaagacagaaatgcttttttcttcCACGTGTTGTATATTACAGCAACAAATAAAATCCGTAATATTCTTCTCTGTGACACTACAGATTTTTGGGGATTTCAGGGTTTtctattttatgtgtgtgtgtgtgtgtgtgtgtgtgtgggcagacTCTGGCCACCGACCAAAGGTTTCGTCTTGCCTAACTCTGGCTTGTCATCGTTTGCCCTTTGTGTCAGCTTGCTTGTAGATCCACAAGGAGATCTGACTCAAGGCTGCGCGATCCCCGTAACCCGGAGGTATGTCAtgttatttcattcatt encodes:
- the cldn1 gene encoding claudin-1, whose translation is MANAGIQLLGFTLAFLGFIGSIASTGMVEWKASSYAGDNIITAQALYEGLWKSCAYQSTGQMQCKEYDSLLQLPGIVLGTRGLMLSSIVLCLIAILVATVGMKCTTCMGEQPEQKDKVALAGGVIFIIAGLLALVGTSWYGHRIAQDFYNPFTPTNSRYEFGSALFVGWGAACLTIVGGGFLCCSCPTKDSGKSPRYPPTHSAGQTGRDYV